One window from the genome of Deinococcus sp. NW-56 encodes:
- a CDS encoding site-specific integrase: MEKVSVCLRKDGRTVVSVELPKQPTGERNRIQRSFRTPEAAEAYIENLDIEQLARVPADLRNIDVGGWMEKYVEELPRGEYSTEVDRGWIKAIIVKGLGSIKLATLSPSDIRGLLRALRDDEQKSKGTCDKVLHMLRAALRQAVDDGLLKVNPAENVKPVRAKGKAKVRQPEWSEQQVKAILEAGRDSKIPVLLPLALLTGARIGELIGLRMQDYDPVTGVLSINGTAKRHGGRGKGKTEAAHRQLTLPKAVRRALDQHLAAVEQQKLKMGSQWGQRKKGSEEGREKQRQRARARWNSGLREGWVPPPPLTEPYEPLFPSSRGTPLNANNVRTEWRRIMAACAARDESFPQGCSFLQTRAHFITKALHSGLDNLKAVQDIVGHASPVMTLRYVLPNPERQKQLLEKTAKIQGWEDPEDPITPDDT; this comes from the coding sequence ATGGAAAAGGTGTCCGTGTGCCTGCGCAAGGACGGGCGCACGGTCGTGAGCGTGGAATTGCCGAAGCAGCCCACTGGAGAGCGCAACCGCATTCAGCGGAGCTTCCGCACCCCTGAAGCGGCCGAAGCTTACATAGAGAATCTGGACATCGAGCAACTCGCTCGGGTGCCCGCTGATCTACGGAACATTGATGTGGGCGGGTGGATGGAAAAATACGTGGAGGAGTTGCCCCGCGGCGAGTACAGCACCGAAGTCGACCGGGGCTGGATCAAGGCCATCATCGTGAAGGGGCTGGGCTCCATCAAGCTCGCCACGTTGTCGCCTTCTGACATTCGCGGGCTCCTGCGGGCGCTGCGCGACGACGAGCAGAAGTCGAAGGGCACCTGCGACAAAGTCCTCCACATGCTGCGGGCGGCCCTGCGTCAGGCGGTGGATGACGGGCTTCTCAAGGTGAACCCTGCGGAGAACGTCAAGCCCGTGAGGGCCAAGGGCAAGGCCAAGGTGCGCCAGCCGGAGTGGTCCGAGCAGCAGGTCAAGGCCATTCTGGAGGCCGGCAGGGACTCGAAGATTCCAGTGTTGCTGCCGCTTGCGCTGTTGACGGGGGCACGCATCGGGGAACTGATCGGGCTGCGAATGCAGGACTACGACCCGGTGACGGGCGTCCTGTCGATCAACGGCACGGCCAAGCGGCACGGGGGCCGCGGCAAGGGCAAGACCGAGGCGGCCCACCGGCAGCTGACCCTGCCCAAGGCGGTGCGCCGGGCGCTGGACCAGCACCTGGCGGCGGTGGAGCAGCAGAAGCTGAAGATGGGCTCGCAGTGGGGCCAGCGCAAGAAGGGTTCTGAGGAGGGACGCGAGAAGCAGCGCCAGCGGGCGCGGGCCCGTTGGAACAGCGGCCTGCGCGAAGGATGGGTTCCGCCACCCCCGCTGACCGAACCCTATGAACCCCTGTTCCCCTCCAGCCGAGGCACGCCACTGAACGCGAACAACGTGCGGACCGAGTGGCGCCGGATCATGGCGGCCTGCGCCGCCCGGGACGAATCCTTTCCCCAGGGCTGCAGCTTCCTCCAGACCCGCGCCCACTTCATCACGAAAGCCCTTCACAGCGGGCTGGACAACTTGAAGGCGGTACAGGACATCGTGGGCCACGCGTCCCCGGTCATGACCCTGCGCTACGTGCTGCCCAATCCGGAGCGGCAGAAGCAGCTGCTGGAGAAGACAGCGAAAATTCAGGGCTGGGAGGACCCCGAAGACCCGATCACGCCTGACGACACCTGA
- a CDS encoding helix-turn-helix transcriptional regulator: MSDLDNLSEKGASSAQENGQLLKRRRLELGLTLTEVTARSTVPTVAYLGSLEAGRNNVAKSKHLPSLARALELSEGDLARVTGRPMLSALVDVRQPTRLNVATVVAGGWQGSQAGAYTLDEAPGTVLVVDPAQRALAVGRHYVVLVPATGQVVRSVGVEVEGTVQMLQNSQVLAPDEVQVLGRVVHEGRAL; this comes from the coding sequence ATGTCGGATCTTGACAATCTGTCTGAGAAGGGAGCGTCTTCGGCCCAGGAGAACGGGCAGCTCCTGAAGCGCCGCCGCTTGGAACTGGGGCTCACGCTGACGGAGGTCACAGCGCGCTCGACGGTGCCGACTGTCGCGTACCTGGGCAGCCTGGAGGCCGGACGCAACAACGTGGCGAAGAGCAAGCACCTGCCGAGCCTGGCTCGCGCGTTGGAATTGAGCGAGGGAGACCTCGCGCGGGTCACCGGCCGACCGATGCTGTCGGCGCTGGTGGACGTTCGTCAGCCCACCCGGCTCAACGTCGCGACGGTGGTGGCGGGCGGCTGGCAGGGCAGCCAGGCGGGGGCCTACACGCTCGACGAGGCGCCCGGGACGGTCCTGGTGGTCGACCCGGCGCAACGCGCACTGGCGGTGGGGCGACACTACGTTGTCCTCGTGCCGGCCACCGGTCAGGTCGTTCGGAGCGTCGGCGTCGAGGTAGAGGGCACGGTGCAGATGCTCCAGAACTCGCAGGTTCTGGCGCCCGACGAGGTTCAGGTGCTGGGCCGCGTCGTTCACGAGGGGCGTGCGCTGTGA
- a CDS encoding transposase: MAAPPVTAALLGLPATWRVTGYEVGDQVLSVTACTDERPAGPCPRCGREQWQRSGQQARVIRGEQVAGRTLIGQVTYVRWRCACGGSRMPESLEALGKREATTRLTERLTRLALQHTNSDAARLAGINTQTAKGILAQTLPRLLEGYVVPAARYVGVDICRHWLLIVDLETGRRLEARRLGAPGALATALAALPWVPEVVVSDMERQVVSAIRAAWPSARLVVDRFHVEQRVWVTVERVLRDSIQRGLFSGHHVTLRGRGQQGDDPALQALLDWRNAINTLFKTALTPAALRAALEEWLTRVPDSVARDKRVKQLLALLRGLAGEIAEYAAGQFTNGVTEALNKSVALLHQHGASLGEAAMRAKLLCRPLAVDLQAEEQRLQAEINEVRARLSPRRRSNGTPLSTPESETVGEARPAPDEDKALCPAEGPRAKGLGPSSRRSPSLATLQWTGWAVRVVGSRSEPSPRLLSGARHVRARRSRGPPTGLPTPRSAP, encoded by the coding sequence ATGGCCGCCCCCCCTGTCACCGCCGCGCTGCTGGGTCTCCCGGCGACCTGGCGCGTGACCGGGTACGAGGTGGGCGACCAGGTGCTGTCGGTGACCGCCTGCACCGACGAACGACCGGCCGGACCCTGCCCGCGCTGTGGGCGCGAACAGTGGCAGCGCAGCGGCCAGCAGGCGCGGGTCATCCGCGGTGAGCAGGTCGCGGGGCGCACCCTGATCGGTCAGGTCACCTACGTGCGCTGGCGCTGCGCCTGCGGGGGCAGCCGCATGCCTGAATCTCTCGAGGCCCTGGGCAAGCGGGAGGCGACCACGCGTCTCACCGAGCGTCTCACCCGCCTCGCCTTGCAGCACACCAACAGCGACGCGGCCCGGCTGGCAGGGATCAACACCCAGACGGCCAAGGGCATTTTGGCCCAGACGCTGCCGCGCTTGCTGGAGGGCTACGTTGTCCCCGCCGCGCGGTACGTGGGCGTGGACATCTGTCGGCACTGGCTGCTGATCGTGGATCTGGAGACCGGCCGGCGCCTTGAGGCTCGCCGGCTGGGAGCGCCGGGCGCCCTGGCTACTGCGCTGGCGGCCCTCCCCTGGGTTCCCGAGGTCGTCGTCAGTGACATGGAACGCCAGGTGGTCTCCGCGATCCGTGCGGCCTGGCCGAGCGCCCGCCTGGTGGTGGACCGATTTCACGTTGAACAGCGGGTCTGGGTGACCGTCGAGCGCGTCCTGCGCGACAGCATTCAGCGCGGGCTGTTCTCAGGCCACCACGTGACCCTGCGCGGCCGCGGTCAGCAGGGTGATGATCCGGCGCTGCAGGCGCTGCTGGACTGGCGCAACGCCATCAACACCCTGTTCAAGACCGCGCTGACCCCGGCCGCGCTCCGGGCAGCGCTGGAGGAGTGGCTCACCCGGGTCCCGGACAGCGTGGCGAGAGACAAGCGCGTCAAGCAACTGCTCGCGCTGCTGCGCGGGCTGGCGGGCGAGATCGCCGAATACGCGGCTGGCCAGTTCACCAACGGCGTGACCGAGGCGCTGAACAAATCCGTGGCCCTCCTGCATCAACATGGCGCGTCCCTGGGCGAGGCCGCCATGCGGGCCAAGCTACTCTGCCGCCCGCTTGCGGTGGACTTGCAGGCTGAGGAACAACGGCTGCAGGCGGAGATCAACGAGGTCAGAGCGCGCCTCAGCCCCCGCCGCAGATCCAACGGCACCCCGCTCTCCACACCCGAGAGCGAGACCGTCGGAGAGGCACGGCCTGCCCCTGACGAGGACAAAGCACTTTGCCCTGCCGAGGGTCCTCGGGCAAAGGGTCTCGGCCCCAGCTCACGTCGTTCCCCGTCGTTGGCCACGCTCCAGTGGACCGGATGGGCCGTCCGAGTGGTCGGCTCCAGGTCGGAACCATCGCCACGGCTCCTCTCGGGCGCTCGCCATGTCCGGGCCAGAAGGTCACGTGGCCCACCGACCGGGCTCCCTACGCCTCGGTCCGCCCCCTGA
- a CDS encoding zinc ribbon domain-containing protein, which yields MEKARQNGEKVHITCNIRVARASYPQLEGALGTGLRQDYGRISGLPRGTVYIPAEPLLIDQQGLDDHTLQLGPLVVGAQLGHLPSVGQAAVVAASPAYRQFAVAPLLAPLRGALGPAAQRRWWGELEAIAARGAQPGLPLQTATPGTAPARWLRGETRLVQSGRHWFAALAFELPARIRPPGERPGAGIDIGLATLATAALGETAATASRAAAPAWTHGPVGLRSPAHRVLYDALQYAAARASLEQLGERLIADAGFVATEELDLSSFQSRFPQRARRLAVIDWCWSTLPQMLHAHTIPLVRVDPRGSSRECHACRSRAPGQRQRRRFACHNPACGVVMDADLNAARVIGQRGAAALHRGA from the coding sequence GTGGAAAAAGCCCGCCAGAACGGAGAAAAAGTGCATATTACCTGCAACATCCGGGTGGCCCGCGCAAGCTACCCGCAGCTGGAAGGGGCCCTGGGCACCGGCCTGCGCCAGGACTATGGCCGCATCTCGGGCTTGCCTCGCGGGACGGTGTACATACCGGCTGAGCCCCTCCTGATCGATCAGCAGGGGCTTGACGACCACACCCTGCAGCTCGGTCCGCTGGTGGTGGGTGCCCAGCTGGGCCATCTCCCCTCAGTGGGCCAGGCCGCCGTCGTAGCCGCGTCCCCCGCGTACAGGCAGTTCGCGGTGGCCCCGTTGCTCGCGCCGCTGCGCGGCGCGCTGGGGCCTGCCGCGCAGCGGCGCTGGTGGGGTGAGCTGGAGGCCATCGCGGCACGGGGCGCGCAGCCTGGCCTGCCCCTGCAGACCGCGACGCCAGGGACGGCACCTGCACGCTGGCTGCGCGGGGAGACCCGCTTGGTGCAGAGTGGCCGCCACTGGTTCGCGGCGCTGGCGTTCGAACTGCCAGCGCGCATCCGCCCACCAGGCGAGCGCCCTGGAGCCGGCATCGACATTGGCCTGGCGACCCTCGCCACGGCCGCCCTGGGCGAGACGGCCGCCACCGCGTCGCGCGCTGCGGCGCCGGCCTGGACGCACGGTCCGGTGGGGCTGCGCTCTCCAGCCCACCGGGTGCTCTACGACGCGCTGCAATACGCGGCGGCCCGCGCTTCCCTCGAACAGCTCGGGGAGCGGCTGATCGCGGACGCGGGGTTCGTGGCCACCGAGGAGCTGGACCTGAGCTCGTTCCAGAGCCGGTTCCCCCAACGGGCCCGTCGGTTGGCCGTCATCGACTGGTGCTGGAGCACACTGCCCCAGATGCTGCACGCCCACACAATTCCGCTGGTGCGGGTCGATCCACGGGGCAGCAGCCGTGAGTGTCACGCGTGTCGCTCGCGTGCGCCGGGTCAGCGCCAGCGGCGCCGATTTGCCTGCCACAACCCGGCCTGCGGCGTCGTGATGGACGCCGACCTCAATGCCGCCCGCGTCATCGGGCAGCGCGGGGCAGCAGCGCTGCACCGAGGGGCATAG
- a CDS encoding recombinase family protein, whose product MVIGYARVSRQHDQDTTAQLRALQDAGAERIFTEHASGGRWDRPELQRMMDQLRPGDVVTVWKLDRLSRSLKDLLQILDHIEAQGAGFKSLTEHVDTTTPAGRMLAQMLGAFAEFERAMIRERTRAGLEQARAEGRIGGRRRKLTQAQEREVVEMVQSGRRTAAQCARLFEVHPSTVTRLLQRHAPSTLPAPDHPVP is encoded by the coding sequence ATGGTCATCGGCTACGCGAGGGTCAGCAGGCAACATGATCAGGACACCACGGCCCAGCTGCGTGCCTTGCAGGACGCCGGGGCCGAGCGGATCTTCACCGAGCATGCCTCTGGGGGTCGCTGGGACCGTCCCGAACTGCAGCGCATGATGGATCAGTTGCGCCCCGGCGACGTGGTCACTGTCTGGAAGCTGGACCGCCTCAGCCGCAGTCTCAAGGACCTGCTCCAGATCCTCGACCACATCGAGGCGCAGGGAGCCGGCTTCAAGAGCCTGACCGAGCACGTGGATACCACGACCCCTGCCGGCCGCATGCTCGCCCAGATGCTGGGCGCCTTTGCGGAGTTCGAGCGGGCGATGATTCGCGAGCGCACCCGCGCCGGGCTGGAGCAGGCCCGCGCCGAGGGCCGGATAGGCGGCCGCCGACGCAAGCTGACCCAGGCGCAGGAACGCGAGGTGGTCGAGATGGTGCAGTCCGGTCGCCGCACCGCCGCGCAATGCGCGCGGCTGTTCGAGGTCCATCCCTCGACCGTGACGCGCCTGTTGCAGCGGCATGCGCCCTCCACGCTGCCCGCTCCGGACCACCCGGTGCCCTGA
- a CDS encoding cysteine desulfurase family protein: MTTYLDDHATTPCDPRVVEAMLPHFTGQFANPSSTTHLPGRRAADAVEQARERVAALLHAPPADVVFTAGATESNNLALYGVARAAAHGSRRRIITLPTEHKAVLEPCRNLGEQGFEVVYAPVDRDGLVVLDALEELLTPETLLVSIQAANSEIGTVQPLAEVGERVRAAGALLHCDATQAVGRVPLDWRALPIDLLSLSGHKLYGPKGSGALLMRRALRRGGLVPLMRGGGQEGGLRPGTHNVPAIVGLGVAAELMRQEGLEEAARVRAMRDRFEQALRTRLPGARINGHPLRRLPGNSSVTLPGVEADALLLNLPDYALSLGSACNSGALEPSYVLTAIGLSREEADATFRVGLGRFTREEDLSRLVQAVAQAHARLASYAPPC, translated from the coding sequence ATGACCACCTACCTCGACGATCACGCCACCACCCCCTGCGATCCCCGGGTGGTGGAGGCCATGCTGCCCCACTTCACCGGGCAGTTCGCCAACCCCTCGAGCACCACCCACCTGCCGGGGCGCCGGGCTGCCGATGCCGTGGAGCAGGCCCGCGAACGGGTGGCGGCCCTGCTGCATGCCCCTCCAGCGGACGTGGTGTTCACGGCCGGAGCCACCGAAAGCAACAACCTTGCCCTGTACGGCGTGGCCAGGGCCGCGGCGCACGGCTCCCGGCGGCGCATCATCACCTTGCCCACCGAGCACAAGGCGGTGTTGGAGCCCTGCCGCAACCTGGGAGAGCAGGGCTTCGAGGTCGTCTATGCCCCGGTCGACCGGGACGGCCTGGTGGTGCTGGACGCCTTGGAGGAGTTGCTCACGCCGGAGACGCTGCTGGTGTCCATTCAGGCGGCCAACAGCGAGATCGGCACGGTGCAGCCGCTAGCGGAGGTGGGCGAGCGGGTCCGCGCCGCTGGCGCACTGCTGCACTGCGACGCGACGCAGGCGGTGGGCCGCGTCCCGCTCGACTGGCGCGCCCTGCCCATCGACCTGCTCTCCCTGAGCGGGCACAAGCTGTATGGCCCCAAGGGCAGTGGCGCCCTGCTGATGCGCCGCGCTCTGCGCCGGGGCGGCCTGGTGCCCCTCATGCGGGGCGGCGGCCAGGAAGGGGGCCTGCGCCCCGGAACCCACAACGTGCCGGCCATCGTGGGCCTGGGCGTCGCGGCCGAGTTGATGCGGCAGGAAGGACTGGAGGAGGCGGCGCGCGTCCGGGCGATGCGGGACCGCTTTGAGCAGGCCCTGCGGACCCGGCTCCCGGGGGCGCGCATCAATGGCCACCCCTTACGGCGGCTGCCGGGCAACAGCAGCGTGACCCTGCCCGGCGTGGAAGCCGACGCCCTGCTGCTTAACCTCCCCGACTACGCGCTCAGCCTGGGTTCGGCTTGCAACAGCGGTGCCCTGGAACCGTCATACGTACTGACGGCCATCGGCCTGAGCCGCGAAGAGGCGGACGCGACGTTCCGGGTCGGCCTGGGACGGTTCACCCGGGAGGAGGACCTTTCCCGCCTGGTTCAGGCGGTGGCGCAGGCCCACGCCCGGCTCGCGTCCTACGCGCCGCCCTGCTGA
- the brxL gene encoding BREX system Lon protease-like protein BrxL, whose amino-acid sequence MNAEALNAPSPLDWQALHDLNGKVAGVFKSLAIDKRRLPASQLTKRGIPAYVAEWVLESVVPGRGELGTEEATKVRDWAARVIPGPGEQNIIKHRLAQGQTVKVLTPLQAEVRLKKGKEPERVAQLSLLGIGDAYIADALLEDYPDLLRHGMWGVVELGSLKDGVAVLSFKPMQASVNLKLYKEARRQFTLHEWRALLLTSLGFDPEAFTEWQQTLLLCRLLPLVQKNMHLMELAPKGTGKSFTFENISPKVRLISGGNISPAVLFVNNANGAWGLLARFSVVVLDEVQTARFEKPEEIVGGLKGYLANGKLTRGGLHETASDCGFVILANISLDDQQRPLRELLVEELPDFLQETAFLDRIRAMLPGWQLPKLSSKLLVGPDSALTMGLKSDFFGDALIALRDDLEAESYAARNVHLAGDKPYRRNEESVRAIAAGLMKIQFPHGELTPLDFHRYCVKPALQLRQLIWDQLYTLDSEYRQYEHGIRVQ is encoded by the coding sequence ATGAACGCCGAAGCCCTGAATGCTCCCTCTCCCCTGGACTGGCAGGCCCTTCACGACCTGAACGGCAAGGTCGCGGGGGTCTTCAAGTCGCTCGCCATCGACAAGCGCCGCCTGCCCGCCAGCCAGCTCACGAAGCGCGGCATCCCCGCCTACGTGGCCGAGTGGGTGCTCGAGAGCGTGGTGCCGGGGCGGGGCGAACTGGGCACCGAGGAGGCCACCAAGGTTCGCGACTGGGCCGCGCGGGTGATCCCCGGCCCTGGCGAGCAGAACATCATCAAGCACCGCCTGGCGCAGGGCCAGACCGTCAAGGTGCTGACTCCCCTGCAGGCCGAGGTGCGGCTGAAAAAGGGCAAGGAGCCGGAGCGCGTCGCGCAGCTCAGTCTGTTGGGCATCGGGGACGCCTACATCGCCGACGCGCTGCTGGAGGACTACCCGGACCTGCTGCGGCACGGCATGTGGGGCGTGGTGGAACTCGGCTCGCTGAAAGACGGCGTGGCCGTGCTGTCCTTCAAGCCCATGCAGGCCAGCGTGAACCTGAAGCTCTACAAGGAGGCCCGGCGGCAGTTCACCCTTCACGAGTGGCGGGCGCTGCTGCTCACCTCGCTGGGCTTTGACCCGGAGGCCTTCACCGAGTGGCAGCAGACCCTGCTGCTGTGCCGCCTGCTGCCGTTGGTGCAGAAGAACATGCACCTGATGGAGCTCGCCCCCAAGGGGACGGGCAAGAGCTTCACCTTCGAGAACATCAGCCCGAAGGTTCGGTTGATCAGCGGCGGCAACATCTCTCCGGCTGTCTTGTTCGTGAACAACGCCAATGGTGCCTGGGGCCTGCTCGCCCGCTTCAGCGTGGTGGTGCTCGACGAGGTGCAGACGGCCCGCTTCGAGAAGCCCGAGGAGATCGTCGGGGGGCTGAAGGGCTACCTCGCCAACGGCAAGCTCACCCGCGGTGGCCTGCACGAGACGGCAAGCGACTGCGGCTTCGTGATCCTGGCCAATATCTCCCTCGACGACCAGCAGCGCCCCCTGCGCGAGCTGCTCGTCGAGGAGTTGCCCGACTTCTTGCAGGAGACCGCCTTTCTCGACCGCATCCGCGCGATGCTGCCCGGCTGGCAACTGCCCAAGCTGAGTTCCAAGCTGCTCGTCGGCCCGGACTCCGCGCTCACCATGGGACTGAAGTCCGACTTCTTCGGCGACGCGCTGATCGCGCTGCGCGACGACCTGGAAGCCGAAAGCTACGCCGCCCGCAACGTACACCTCGCCGGCGACAAGCCCTACCGCCGCAACGAGGAATCGGTGCGCGCGATCGCCGCCGGCCTGATGAAGATTCAGTTCCCCCACGGCGAGCTGACCCCGCTGGACTTCCACCGCTACTGCGTCAAGCCGGCCCTGCAACTGCGGCAGCTGATCTGGGATCAGCTGTACACCCTCGACAGCGAGTACCGGCAGTACGAGCACGGCATCCGCGTCCAATGA